The Symphalangus syndactylus isolate Jambi chromosome 1, NHGRI_mSymSyn1-v2.1_pri, whole genome shotgun sequence DNA segment GATAAAAAAGGCAATATAAAGTTTTCTCCTAATAAATATAGAACATTTATAAAGTAAGACATCaattcattctgttttttaaaaaaaatcaagccccAAATTGTATACAAACTGCCATGTTTTTTGATATTACAgtaatctctttttttaaaaaaaaaaaggagcatttgCCTTATTCAAACAGAATCATATTTTATGTGAACAGTAATAGCATTCCAagccctttttttccttttgtaagacATAGTTAAGTGATTAATTTTCCTTCCACTTAAGGTGGGCATATGGCAAAGCTAGGGACTATAAaaaagtgctttttttctttcttttttaaaatagactattGATCCAAAAGTATTTGTGATGGATTTTCATGGCCGATATTCACTCAACTTAAACTCCATGAAACTGTTTCCAGTGCTCATATTTACCCTGAAGTACAATGAGAAGCCACTTTTGAAGAAGTATTAGAATGGTACTTTTAAACAAATCTTCAcgtgtttcaattaaaaaaaaaactcagaagctATTGGTGGCACAGAGAGCAAATGAAGGGTTGCTATTTTTAAGAGGTCTTCTTGTGAGTCAGTCAGCTTGGTTTCGCAGTGTCTAGCAAATTAACACCAATCAGCAATGTAGTCAAAATCTCTGAACATTTCCTGCTCCTCTTCCGAAAGTATCCTTGGTTCTAGAGGTGGAGTCAGAATAGGTGCTTCTGAGGTAAATTCATCATCAAAATTACTAACATCTTCTCGTCTTATGGTATGTATAAATGGTGGCTTTACTTTTTTGTCCATCAGAGCGCTCCAATCAATTAGCCAGAAAAATGGGTGCTTTTTTACATCCTCTGTATCTTTCTCGCTAGTCCCAAGGCGCCGCTCAGGATTTCTTCTTAACAGCCTTCTCATTATAGAAATGGCTTCTGTAGTTAAGAACCTTGGATACCTTACTTCATCATTTATAATATTGTCAAAAACTTCCTCTTTATCATAACCATGAAAGGGAGACTTACCAACAAGCATTACATATATAAGCACACCAAGGCCCCACCAATCTACAGCCCTTGTATAAGAAGTTTCTGTTAATACTTCTGGGGCAAGAAATTCAGGAGTGCCACAAAATGTGCTTGTTCTATCTCCATATCCCATTCCTTCTCTGCAAACACCAAAATCAGCAATTTTCACACAGCCCTCTGTATCTAGCAATAAGTTACCCAATTTCAAATCTCTATAAACAATTTTGTGTTCATGTAAGTACTGCAACCCAAGAACTACACAAGCAGCATAAAATACAGCTCTTGGTTCAGAAAAGACGTCAGTGTGAATGTGCATCATTAGGTCCCCAATGGCAGCATATTCCACTACAAAGCAAACATGCTCTTTGGTTTGGAAACATGCAAAAAGGTTCACCAAAAAGGGATGCCTTACACTATTCACagtttcaaaaattcttttttcagaCATCAGTCTGTCTACTTCATCTTGAGCCACAATATCTCCTTTCTTTAAGGATTTTATAGCAAACAtctcatttgtgtgtttatattcAGCTAAAAGCACCTTTCCAAAATTTCCTCTTCCCAAGACAGCACAACACCTGAAATCTTGTAGATTAAACTGAAACTTTGCTGAGATCTTCTGTCCTCAAGTTCTTGAATACCACTATATTCTAGGCCTGACTGAGGAGTATCAGGCCTGTATTCAGATTGAGATTTTGGAAGTATACTATGTCTGTCATTCTCAATCTCAAAAGCAGTCTCTGAATCCTGTCCTGGTGTATCCAAAACTCTTAATTCAGAagattcatctatttctccaAGGGAAGAAGCTTgtggtggggctggaggaggtTCAGGCTCAAGATCAAAGTCCAATTTGGTTACTGTAGAATCACTAGCTGGAGGTGCTAGTTCAGGGATGCGTACATCAACCACTGGCACTGTAGTAGGCAGAGGAGCTTGAGGGCTGGAGGTGCCAGAATGATTTACTGTATGAATAGCTCTTCTTACTAGCCTTCCCCAAGTGGCAATATTAATATTCATTTGAGGAGCTCTGAGAAATGTTTTGCCTTgttgctttgaaaaaaatttcttttgtctTTGAAGTTTTGGTCTTCTTTCAATAACTGGATTTAAAAAGGTAACTTCTGCAAATAAAGTACCCTGTGGTTccaaataaagacacatgccatGCCGTTGGTTGTCTAAAACATCTTCTAACCTCAGAAATTTTACAGCACACAGAGACCGCCAATCACGCCAATAAACTGAAATTTCCAGTTCACGTGACCTGTCCAGTTCCAGTGTAAACTTCTGGTCCCATGACTGATTGGAAATGGGTTTCCAGCTAGATTGGCCAACCACAGTATTATCGAGCTTCAAAACAGCACAGATATCATTGGACAAGTCATCGGTTTTTAGAAGATTTCGACTACTTCCGCTTTTACTTTTACTCGTTCTGCTCATGAAAGATGATCTGGTTTCACTTGGACTTCAACCAGGCAGTGCAACTGATGTTGCTTTTGACTGTCCAGGGACATTCTCTAGGATATCTTGGCAGCCCATGAGACAAACTTCCAAAGTACTTGTTAATGCTGCTGGTTTGGAGAGTGTAATATATTGATTTTGTGTAGATATCATACTTTGACGTGGACTTAGTGTTGGTGATGCAGCAACAAGTGAAAGTTCTTCAGTAATAATACCTCTTTTGGGATGATTCTTGGGGAGTTCATTTAATCTTTGCTCTAATGAATACTTTAAAAGGTTCAACTTCTGACGATTCATTAAATCTTACTTGAGCTTCTGAAAGTGCTTTTCTGTCTGTTACTTTTCCTGAGTCAAGTAATTTCATTACATTCTTTGCACCTTCTGCTACTGCAGAGTCTATGCTAAAATGATGCCTTAATTCTTCCACCCGAAGTTCAAGAGGACTTATCACAGGTTTTGCATTATCAAAAGCCAATTCATTAGTCTGGACTGCCTGAAGAATCTGCATTCGTATGAGTTCTATTTTTGTCTTGCTGTCCTGGAGCAGTTGCTGAGCTGTACCATGGAGTTTCCGATCCTTTGAAGATCCATTTGAATACATCTGTATCATATTCTCTAGACcttgttttactttaagttctatatCCA contains these protein-coding regions:
- the LOC129459276 gene encoding LOW QUALITY PROTEIN: serine/threonine-protein kinase N2-like (The sequence of the model RefSeq protein was modified relative to this genomic sequence to represent the inferred CDS: inserted 3 bases in 2 codons; substituted 1 base at 1 genomic stop codon), translating into MASNPEWEEILLTELQWDSRSLPFPENVSAVKKLDFSDTMVQQKLHDIKDQIKREIRKELKIKEGSENLRKVTTDKKSLAYVDNILKKSNKKLEELRHKLQEVNAHIIVSDPEDITDCPRTPDTSNSDPCCSTSNNRLKALQKQLDIELKVKQGLENMIQMYSNGSSKDRKLHGTAQQLLQDSKTKIELIRMQILQAVQTNELAFDNAKPVISPLELRVEELRHHFSIDSAVAEGAKNVMKLLDSGKVTDRKALSEAQVRFNESXQKLNLLKYSLEQRLNELPKNHPKRGIITEELSLVAASPTLSPRQSMISTQNQYITLSKPAALTSTLEVCLMGCQDILENVPGQSKATSVALPGXSPSETRSSFMSRTSKSKSGSSRNLLKTDDLSNDICAVLKLDNTVVGQSSWKPISNQSWDQKFTLELDRSQVTFLNPVIERRPKLQRQKKFFSKQQGKTFLRAPQMNINIATWGRLVRRAIHTVNHSGTSSPQAPLPTTVPVVDVRIPELAPPASDSTVTKLDFDLEPEPPPAPPQASSLGEIDESSELRVLDTPGQDSETAFEIENDRHSILPKSQSEYRPDTPQSGLEYSGIQELEDRRSQQXFQFNLQDFRCCAVLGRGNFGKVLLAEYKHTNEMFAIKSLKKGDIVAQDEVDRLMSEKRIFETVNSVRHPFLVNLFACFQTKEHVCFVVEYAAIGDLMMHIHTDVFSEPRAVFYAACVVLGLQYLHEHKIVYRDLKLGNLLLDTEGCVKIADFGVCREGMGYGDRTSTFCGTPEFLAPEVLTETSYTRAVDWWGLGVLIYVMLVGKSPFHGYDKEEVFDNIINDEVRYPRFLTTEAISIMRRLLRRNPERRLGTSEKDTEDVKKHPFFWLIDWSALMDKKVKPPFIHTIRREDVSNFDDEFTSEAPILTPPLEPRILSEEEQEMFRDFDYIADWC